From a region of the Arachis ipaensis cultivar K30076 chromosome B09, Araip1.1, whole genome shotgun sequence genome:
- the LOC107618789 gene encoding pre-mRNA-splicing factor SLU7 isoform X2 yields the protein MTHNAKSCMERPRKIGAKWTNMHIAPDEKIETFELDYDGKRDRWNGFDPATYARIIEKYEQRDEARRKYLKEQQLKKLEEKNNKQKGENEVSDDDEDEDTMKDDEAKVDESKQMDFAKVEKRVRTTGGGSTGTVRNLRIREDIAKYLLNLDVNSAYYDPKTRSMREDPLPDADPNEKFYGGDNQYRISGQALEFKQLNVHAWEAFEKGKDIHLQAAPSQAELLFKDFKIIKEKLKSQTKAAIMEKYGNAATQEELPKELLLGQTERQVEYDRAGRVIKGLETSLPKSKYEEDVYINNHTSVWGSWWKDHQWGYKCCKQTIRNSYCTGAAGIEAAETAADLMKANIEHKAASEDTPTQAEEKKLAAWGTDVPADLVLDQKKLANALKKEDERKREEKDERKRKYNVRWNDEVTPEEMEAYRMKRVHYDDPMKDFLH from the exons ATGACTCATAATGCGAAATCATGCATGGAGCGACCTAGAAAGATTGGAGCAAAATGGACCAACATGCATATTGCTCCTGATGAGAAAATAGAAACATTTGAACTTGATTATGATGGCAAGCGGGATCGGTGGAATGGTTTCGATCCCGCAACCTATGCTCGTATTATTGAAAAATATGAACAAAGGGATGAGGCTCGGAGGAAGTACTTGAAAGAACAGCAGTTAAAGAAATtggaagagaaaaacaataaacaaAAAGGAGAAAATGAGGTtagtgatgatgatgaggatgaagataccATGAAGGATGATGAGGCTAAAGTTGATGAGAGCAAACAGATGGACTTTGCCAAGGTTGAAAAGCGAGTTAGAACTACTGGAGGTGGCAGTACAGGAACTGTAAG AAATTTGCGTATCCGGGAGGACATTGCCAAATACCTTTTAAATCTTGATGTCAATTCAGCTTATTATGATCCAAAGACCCGTTCCATGCGAGAGGACCCCCTTCCTGATGCAGATCCTAACGAGAAATTCTATGGT GGAGACAACCAATATAGAATAAGTGGACAAGCTTTGGAGTTCAAACAACTTAATGTTCATGCTTGGGAGGCATTTGAGAAAGGGAAAGATATCCACTTGCAAGCTGCACCTTCCCAAGCTGAATTGCTGTTTAAGGATTTTAAGATAATCAAAGAGAAGTTGAAGTCACAAACAAAGGCTGCCATAATGGAGAAGTATGGAAATGCAGCAACTCAAGAAGAGCTTCCGAAAGAGCTTCTCTTAGGACAAACAGAGAGACAAGTTGAATATGATCGTGCTGGAAGAGTCATTAAAGGCCTG GAGACCTCTCTTCCGAAAAGCAAGTATGAAGAAGATGTATATATTAATAATCACACTAGCGTATGGGGTTCATGGTGGAAGGATCACCAATGGGGCTACAAATGTTGTAAACAAACCATAAGAAACAGCTATTGCACTGGGGCTGCAGGAATTGAAGCTGCTGAGACAGCAGCAGATTTAATGAAGGCAAACATTGAACATAAAGCAGCATCTGAAG atACTCCTACTCAAGCAGAGGAGAAAAAGCTTGCTGCTTGGGGAACTGATGTGCCTGCTGACCTTGTCCTGGATCAGAAAAAACTTGCCAATGCCCTTAAAAAG GAGGATGAAAGAAAGAGGGAGGAAAAAGATGAGAGGAAGCGCAAGTATAATGTTAGATGGAATGATGAG GTCACTCCTGAGGAGATGGAGGCATATAGGATGAAAAGGGTCCATTATGATGATCCAATGAAAGATTTTCTGCATTAG
- the LOC107616572 gene encoding uncharacterized protein LOC107616572 gives MSSLKIGKKLQPAKKAWRSISKTVQSRVNKHNIQKSIKNTLHRLIAIFHHLCHLITRSRGHHRSLTTTRTPYGASYYGRSIPAIHIDDLFAESASASTSATNVRVRANNNNIGTSPARGEASRGKKVVVEKKELQRDIDTIEDAWKVVVAKSPMLQVDEKAEEFISKFHLDMKIQKENSLLEFQEMLARGV, from the coding sequence ATGTCAAGCTTGAAGATAGGGAAGAAGCTTCAACCTGCAAAGAAAGCATGgaggagcatctccaaaactgtGCAATCAAGGGTCAACAAGCACAACATACAAAAGAGTATCAAGAACACCCTTCATCGCCTCATCGCCATATTTCACCATCTTTGTCACCTCATAACACGTAGCCGTGGCCATCATCGTTCGCTCACTACTACAAGAACACCATATGGTGCTTCTTATTATGGTAGGAGCATACCTGCAATTCACATAGATGATCTCTTTGCCGAGtctgcttctgcttctacttCTGCTACCAACGTTCGTGTTCGTGCCAATAACAATAATATTGGTACATCGCCTGCGCGAGGCGAAGCAAGCCGAGGCAAAAAGGTTGTCGTTGAGAAGAAGGAATTGCAAAGGGACATAGATACTATTGAGGATGCATGGAAGGTTGTGGTTGCTAAGTCACCAATGCTTCAGGTTGATGAGAAGGCTGAGGAGTTCATCTCTAAGTTTCATCTTGATATGAAGATTCAGAAAGAGAACTCTTTGTTGGAATTTCAAGAAATGCTAGCTAGAGGGGTCTAA